The genomic interval GTGCAGTGTTATGGCCACATTGTCGATCAGTAGTACTCGGGAAAGATTATAGAAGTCGGTTACAAACTGTTCCAGATATTGAAGCTTCTTTGTGCTAGCTATCTTCCTATGTTTGTTGAATATTTCTTCTATATTTTCTGCGGATATTGAAgtgtttaatatttcaaaacagGTATTTTGAGCATAGGgattatgcatatttaaatatctCCAATATCCCGGATCAGCAATGAATAAAAACTGGCTGCAGATGCTGGGCTCCATGTCTGACAAAATCTTGACCACATTTCTATTGATCAAATTATTGTGAAGGAGAACAAATTTCATAGtgaacatttttaatttgggCAGCTCGTTTCGTATTAAGTTGTTCAAAATCTCACTGATAAATACCTCCTTTTCTTGAACTTTTTCATCTTCCAAAACTCCAACGTAAATGACTAAATGGAAACTTTCGAAAATGCCACACATACTAAATATTAAAGAACTGTAGTTGATGTGCAAATTTATTGTCTGAAATGTTAAGAAAAACGGCTTTTCGTGACTTTCATTTCGGAAGTTTTTGAGAATTTCTTGCGTAAACTTTATGTATTTGTTTTCTTGCATTTTGGGATGGAGAGGTCTTTCGTACAGCTCCTTGCACTTTTTCTGATCATCTTCTGTCAACTCGTTGAAGGATTGTAGAGTATTGATGAATAGctctttcatttttataaattttaatttttttggtgTGGAATGAAAGGGCAAAGCCtacttgatttatttttcgatttgaaggaagaaattatatatttaaatcgTTGCTTTTTAGCTTTATTGCCTTTTCGTCCTTGACTTTCTTTGTCTTCGACGGAAGTAATCCTCTCAGCTTTTTCCTCGATGATTCCGGTTTGGAACTCGCCTTTTTCACGGGTGAAAATGTCACGATGGATGTCATTGGGAAATGGGCTTGATAGTACATGAAGCTATGAGGCGTTGTGGCCAGGAAGATGGCACTCCAGTTTGGATACTTTAGGAGGTGCATAGTGCTTGAGATGACACTGGGCAGTTGAGTGGAGAAGCGCGACAGGTTGATGAAGTACCTCCTCTTCCGCCGAGGCTTGAAGTTGTCCACGTTGATCAGATACCACTTCAATCCGAATCTGTTGGAAATACTCATGGACACTGGCTTTAGTAACGGTGCGATTTTTAAGGACTCGCGCTTGGCATCATGGCACTTGGATGAATCCTTGGAAGATGTCTCCATAGTCTCACTCTGAATGTACATGCTTGTagttaatattaaatacaattaaatttcTCTTTTGGGACTTTATAAGCAAGGCCAACTTAGTACTGAACTTGACCCCACGATTAATGGCATAGAATTTAATCGAAAGCAAGTAAGTACGAGAACTTTTTCCAGGGTTGATGTGTGTAGtaacaaaaaatttgaaaat from Drosophila yakuba strain Tai18E2 chromosome 3L, Prin_Dyak_Tai18E2_2.1, whole genome shotgun sequence carries:
- the LOC26534847 gene encoding uncharacterized protein LOC26534847, whose protein sequence is MKKFKKRRNVVKILSDMEPSICSQFLFIADPGYWRYLNMHNPYAQNTCFEILNTSISAENIEEIFNKHRKIASTKKLQYLEQFVTDFYNLSRVLLIDNVAITLHLCTLERLDNFEIIIRSHMKAFKKKIITRKLIFQLLRALIIIYDR
- the LOC6533393 gene encoding LOW QUALITY PROTEIN: uncharacterized protein LOC6533393 (The sequence of the model RefSeq protein was modified relative to this genomic sequence to represent the inferred CDS: deleted 1 base in 1 codon), which produces MYIQSETMETSSKDSSKCHDAKRESLKIAPLLKPVSMSISNRFGLKWYLINVDNFKPRRKRRYFINLSRFSTQLPSVISSTMHLLKYPNWSAIFLATTPHSFCTIKPISQ